The Acidimicrobiia bacterium genome contains a region encoding:
- the rpiB gene encoding ribose 5-phosphate isomerase B has product MRVGIGADHAGYGLKETLARTLAEKGVAVTDFGTHSEDPVDYPDYAAAVGRAVRDGRIERGIVVCGSGAGAAIAANKVRGVRAAQGTDTYTAHQCVEHDDVNVLCLGSRVTGIALALEIVDAFLGAAFTREERHVRRLNKVLTLEDEESGTPRN; this is encoded by the coding sequence GTGCGGGTAGGAATCGGCGCGGATCATGCGGGCTACGGGCTGAAAGAGACCCTGGCGCGCACCCTTGCAGAAAAGGGCGTGGCAGTTACGGACTTCGGTACTCACTCCGAGGATCCCGTGGACTATCCCGACTACGCGGCGGCGGTCGGGCGGGCCGTGCGTGATGGCCGCATCGAACGGGGAATCGTCGTGTGCGGCTCCGGGGCGGGAGCGGCCATCGCCGCCAACAAAGTCCGCGGGGTTCGTGCAGCCCAGGGGACCGACACCTACACGGCACACCAATGTGTGGAGCACGACGACGTCAACGTGCTGTGCCTGGGCAGCCGGGTCACCGGCATCGCGCTGGCCCTCGAAATAGTCGATGCCTTTCTGGGCGCCGCGTTCACCAGGGAAGAACGTCACGTCCGCCGCCTGAACAAGGTGTTGACTCTGGAAGACGAGGAATCCGGAACACCCCGTAACTGA